A genomic stretch from Longimicrobium terrae includes:
- a CDS encoding nucleotidyltransferase domain-containing protein: protein MSNSEPSSLRLIFPSMSMARLVIFFFVHPGERLHIRELMRRTGLPSASVQAELRRLTAIGALARTDEPGRSLYTANDAHPSWRAWAILIQACAAPSDVIREALAGLPEITCAFIFGSTARGTAAPESDVDVFIVAEQPARAATERVLAEVPILIGREIDVIGYDAEELSARLESGNAFVEDVLAAPRIWIRGGPQSIPVLEPA, encoded by the coding sequence ATGAGCAATTCCGAACCATCATCGCTGCGCCTGATTTTTCCATCGATGTCGATGGCGCGGCTGGTCATCTTCTTTTTCGTGCATCCCGGCGAGCGCCTGCACATCCGCGAACTGATGCGGCGAACCGGGCTTCCAAGCGCCTCCGTACAGGCGGAACTCCGTCGCCTGACCGCGATCGGAGCGCTGGCGCGCACGGATGAGCCGGGCCGGTCGCTGTACACCGCGAACGATGCACATCCATCATGGCGCGCGTGGGCGATTCTGATTCAAGCCTGCGCGGCGCCATCCGACGTGATCCGCGAGGCTCTGGCCGGCCTTCCGGAGATCACCTGTGCCTTCATTTTTGGATCCACCGCGCGGGGCACCGCGGCTCCGGAAAGCGACGTGGACGTGTTCATTGTCGCGGAGCAGCCAGCACGCGCAGCCACAGAACGCGTCCTTGCCGAGGTGCCGATCCTGATTGGCCGTGAGATCGACGTGATCGGGTACGACGCGGAGGAACTGAGCGCCCGGCTGGAGTCGGGGAACGCATTCGTTGAAGATGTTCTTGCCGCGCCCAGGATCTGGATCCGCGGCGGCCCGCAGAGCATTCCCGTACTGGAGCCGGCGTGA
- a CDS encoding transglycosylase SLT domain-containing protein, protein MTRHPTARLWAAFVGLSTGLAISNASGERALMRAVPGVAALSPSLPGDPVPRFTNARMAVAVEAAREHLDANRPWAAWKELRGFVKDPSEAPDAVVLMAARAAAGWDGWAQVRRLLEGQTWLEERSGGEGLFLLARAEEARGDWSRAADGYRRYRAVRNAPREAEASARMGRALSRKKDPRAADAFGDAAGELGAQGDWMRVLQAEALARAGDPRTPGIADAPSTSAAVRVRLARADAGYRLAKGDTVFALQRLTREESLLRSAGADPHAAELALERVRILVNTRRPDEARQVLRGLCADTSVPAALRLRAATRLGEVADGGTADEQMARAAAYEAANRPGLAARSLRAAIRAGASSDPAQRLRLGRLLYEERDFRPAREVLAGLGADLSDPAQAAEAELYAARALSRVDAGAGLAELRKLAERRPGTAAAGTALFLLGDAAGDVETGIAYYRRAADIPASPDAREALMRLGDRRQKAGDPTGATAAWESYVARYPSGETTAELAYKVGVQHERAGRADRARSMYGAAILADPVSYFAIRAGDRSGADPLARALANNRAWPATPRDAGDAKEALGRLEVLDRLGLQTEWKEELDWQTVRLTPRPAALLALAEGLTTSGHPVEGIRLGRALLERRNGEWDARLLRVVFPFPFRDVLTAEADRADVDPYLLAGLVRQESSFRPDAKSWVGATGLSQIMPATGAWLAPNAGVSNFDASLLAVPEINLRMGARYLGDQLERYRGKRDLALAAYNAGPSRADRWRRELGYGADVDAFRERIPFAETREYVHVVLRNAAVYRRLYGGSRSPGLAGDR, encoded by the coding sequence ATGACCCGACATCCAACCGCACGGCTCTGGGCAGCCTTCGTGGGACTTTCCACGGGGCTGGCCATCAGCAACGCCTCTGGCGAGCGCGCTCTGATGCGCGCCGTTCCGGGCGTGGCGGCGCTTTCGCCATCCCTTCCCGGCGACCCCGTTCCCCGCTTTACCAACGCGCGCATGGCGGTGGCGGTGGAGGCCGCGCGCGAGCACCTGGATGCGAACCGGCCGTGGGCGGCGTGGAAGGAACTGCGCGGCTTCGTAAAAGATCCGTCCGAGGCGCCCGACGCGGTGGTGCTCATGGCCGCCCGCGCCGCGGCGGGATGGGATGGATGGGCCCAGGTGCGCCGGCTGCTGGAAGGCCAGACCTGGCTGGAAGAGCGCAGCGGCGGCGAAGGGCTGTTCCTGCTGGCCCGCGCGGAGGAAGCGCGCGGCGACTGGTCGCGCGCGGCGGACGGATACCGGCGCTACCGCGCGGTCCGCAACGCCCCGCGCGAGGCGGAGGCCAGCGCGCGCATGGGCCGCGCGCTGTCGCGAAAGAAGGATCCGCGCGCGGCGGACGCGTTCGGCGACGCCGCGGGCGAACTGGGCGCGCAGGGCGACTGGATGCGGGTGCTGCAGGCGGAAGCGCTGGCGCGCGCGGGCGATCCCCGCACGCCGGGCATCGCGGACGCGCCCAGCACCAGCGCCGCCGTCCGCGTCCGGCTTGCCCGCGCGGACGCGGGCTACCGGCTGGCCAAGGGCGACACCGTCTTTGCCCTGCAGCGGCTGACGCGCGAAGAGTCGCTCCTGCGCTCCGCCGGGGCGGACCCGCACGCGGCCGAGCTGGCGCTGGAGCGGGTGCGCATTCTGGTGAACACGCGCCGCCCGGACGAGGCGCGCCAGGTGCTGCGCGGCCTGTGCGCGGACACGTCCGTCCCCGCCGCGCTCCGCCTGCGCGCGGCGACGCGGCTGGGCGAGGTGGCGGACGGCGGCACGGCGGATGAGCAGATGGCGCGCGCCGCGGCCTATGAGGCCGCGAACCGTCCCGGCCTGGCCGCCCGCAGCCTGCGCGCGGCGATCCGGGCGGGCGCGTCCAGCGACCCCGCGCAGCGGCTGCGGCTGGGACGCCTGCTGTACGAGGAGCGCGACTTCCGTCCCGCGCGCGAAGTTCTTGCGGGGCTGGGCGCGGATCTGTCCGATCCGGCGCAGGCCGCCGAGGCGGAACTGTACGCCGCGCGCGCGCTCAGCCGCGTGGACGCGGGCGCCGGGCTTGCGGAGCTCCGCAAGCTGGCGGAGCGCCGTCCCGGCACGGCCGCGGCGGGAACCGCGCTCTTTCTGCTGGGCGACGCCGCGGGCGACGTGGAGACCGGGATCGCCTACTACCGCCGCGCGGCGGACATTCCCGCGTCGCCGGACGCGCGCGAGGCGCTGATGCGGCTGGGCGACCGGCGGCAGAAGGCGGGCGACCCCACCGGCGCGACCGCGGCGTGGGAGTCGTACGTGGCGCGGTATCCATCCGGAGAAACGACGGCGGAGCTGGCGTACAAGGTGGGCGTGCAGCACGAGCGCGCCGGCCGTGCCGACCGGGCCCGCTCCATGTACGGGGCAGCGATCCTCGCCGATCCCGTGTCGTACTTCGCCATCCGCGCGGGCGACCGCTCCGGGGCCGACCCGCTGGCCCGCGCGCTGGCCAACAACCGCGCCTGGCCCGCCACCCCGCGCGACGCAGGCGACGCCAAGGAAGCGCTCGGCAGGCTGGAAGTGCTGGACCGGTTGGGGCTGCAAACGGAGTGGAAGGAAGAGCTGGACTGGCAGACCGTGCGGCTGACCCCGCGTCCCGCCGCTCTGCTGGCGCTCGCCGAGGGGCTGACGACCAGCGGACATCCGGTGGAGGGAATCCGCCTGGGCCGCGCGCTGCTGGAGCGCCGCAACGGCGAGTGGGACGCGCGGCTGCTGCGCGTCGTGTTCCCCTTTCCGTTCCGCGACGTGCTGACGGCGGAAGCGGATCGCGCGGACGTGGATCCGTATCTGCTGGCCGGGCTGGTTCGGCAGGAGTCGTCTTTTCGGCCCGACGCGAAGTCGTGGGTGGGCGCGACGGGGCTCAGCCAGATCATGCCGGCGACCGGCGCGTGGCTGGCGCCCAACGCGGGCGTCAGCAACTTCGACGCGAGCCTGCTGGCGGTTCCCGAGATCAATCTGCGGATGGGCGCGCGCTACCTGGGCGACCAGCTGGAGCGGTACCGCGGCAAGCGCGATCTGGCGCTGGCCGCGTACAACGCCGGTCCGTCGCGCGCGGACCGCTGGCGCCGCGAGCTGGGCTACGGCGCGGACGTGGACGCCTTTCGCGAGCGCATTCCCTTTGCGGAAACCCGCGAGTACGTGCATGTGGTGCTGCGCAACGCCGCGGTTTATCGCCGGCTGTACGGCGGATCCCGCTCGCCCGGTCTGGCTGGCGACCGCTGA
- a CDS encoding DUF5715 family protein yields MHIHRITAVLLAAAALAAGPARAQSLQGSPASIERMYRQARAHDLTFYRTASGVRGAARDGDLVRLSGNEDYRLSGVSQPYALAITRTFVQRLAEQYHDECDERLVITSAVRPRSVRLVNSTELTVHPTGMAVDIRRPAARRCLAWLRNRLSYLEGEGVLEATEERRPPHFHVAVFPGPYRRYIGRDESGPSTERRTAARPAAPARPRSSTYRVREGDSLWTIARRHNLTVERLRTVNDMRSTRIVAGQVLIIPTR; encoded by the coding sequence ATGCACATCCACCGAATCACCGCCGTTCTGCTCGCCGCCGCCGCGCTTGCGGCGGGGCCCGCACGCGCCCAGTCGCTGCAGGGCTCGCCCGCGAGCATCGAGCGCATGTACCGCCAGGCCCGCGCGCACGACCTCACGTTCTACCGCACGGCAAGCGGGGTTCGCGGCGCGGCCCGCGACGGCGACCTCGTGCGGCTGAGCGGCAACGAGGACTACCGGCTTTCCGGCGTGTCGCAGCCGTACGCGCTGGCCATCACCCGCACCTTCGTGCAGCGGCTGGCGGAGCAGTACCACGACGAGTGCGATGAACGGCTGGTCATCACCAGCGCCGTGCGCCCGCGCTCGGTGCGGCTGGTGAACTCCACCGAACTGACGGTGCACCCCACGGGGATGGCGGTGGACATCCGCCGTCCCGCCGCGCGCCGCTGCCTGGCGTGGCTGCGCAACCGGCTGAGCTACCTGGAAGGGGAGGGCGTGCTGGAGGCCACCGAAGAGCGGCGTCCGCCGCACTTTCACGTGGCCGTGTTCCCCGGCCCGTACCGCCGCTACATCGGGCGGGACGAGTCGGGGCCGAGCACGGAGCGGCGTACGGCGGCGAGGCCCGCTGCGCCCGCCCGTCCGCGCAGCAGCACGTACCGCGTGCGCGAAGGCGATTCGCTGTGGACCATCGCGCGGCGCCACAACCTTACGGTGGAGCGGCTGCGGACGGTAAACGACATGCGCAGCACGCGGATCGTGGCGGGACAGGTGCTCATCATCCCCACGCGCTGA
- a CDS encoding MHYT domain-containing protein, with product MKGSYSTTLVVFSVVIAILASYTALVLAARVSQASGRFRAAWLTGGSLALGIGVWSMHFVGMLAFRLDVPITYDVPRWIVSMVVAVAASLLALWVTSRPRVTALALAAASLLMGAGIAGMHYVGMAAMRIHGVIRYDPVRVAESVAVAVGASGAALWLALRYRNDDTRRGLAAKMASAVVMGLAIAGMHYTAMSAAHFRTLPGPMLVPDDHVLRTNGLASGVVLGTLVVLGITLLTTLVDRRLRTRTAEAEAARRSAARFRSLVTASSQVVFTTGPEGAILAEQPQWAAYTGMEFEAYRGWGWLNAIHPDERERAACLWREAVEEVRDVDAMHRVLRTDGEWRLLALRAVAVTEEDGGIREWVGAASDVTERQRAEAGRELLAEASRVLVSSLDFETTLASVARLVVPALADWCAVDMLTEDGVMRRLAVEHTDPAKVKLVRQIEERWPTDLDAPYGVSSVLRTGKAEIAPEIPDALLVANTREAAQLAAVRALGLRSYVCVPLIARGKVLGAISLVYAESGRRYDDEDLALAEELARRAAVAIDNARLFGETEEARVVLEQQTGELEEAQAEMEMAHEELQHAYENLAERTIEAERARAAADDANAAKSAFLATMSHELRTPLNAIAGYTQLLEMGIHGPVTQPQREALEKIHRNQTHLLGLINDVLNFAKIEAGHVQYELREVPLDEVLRSVEPLVEPQIRAKELRYTYAGGDPAVTACADRDRLEQIVLNLLSNAVKFTDRRGAVQLEWTVEGNSARISVRDTGRGIPPDKLEAIFEPFVQVDPALTRAAEGTGLGLAISRDLARAMEGDLVAVSQEGEGSTFTLTLPLGRPTAGAQPARDAAAD from the coding sequence ATGAAAGGCAGTTACAGCACCACCCTGGTGGTATTCTCGGTGGTGATCGCCATTCTGGCTTCCTATACGGCGCTGGTGCTGGCCGCGCGGGTCAGCCAGGCCAGCGGCCGCTTTCGCGCGGCGTGGCTCACGGGGGGCAGCCTGGCGCTGGGCATCGGCGTGTGGAGCATGCACTTCGTGGGGATGCTGGCGTTCCGGCTGGACGTGCCCATCACCTACGACGTGCCGCGGTGGATCGTCTCCATGGTGGTGGCGGTGGCCGCGTCGCTCCTGGCGCTCTGGGTCACCAGCCGCCCCCGCGTGACCGCCCTGGCCCTCGCCGCCGCCTCGCTGCTGATGGGCGCCGGGATCGCGGGAATGCACTACGTGGGGATGGCGGCCATGCGCATTCACGGCGTCATCCGCTACGATCCCGTGCGCGTGGCGGAATCCGTCGCCGTGGCGGTGGGCGCGTCGGGCGCGGCGCTCTGGCTGGCGCTGCGCTACCGCAACGACGACACCCGGCGCGGGCTGGCGGCCAAGATGGCGAGCGCGGTGGTCATGGGGCTGGCCATCGCGGGAATGCACTACACCGCCATGTCCGCCGCGCATTTCCGCACCCTGCCCGGCCCCATGCTCGTCCCCGACGACCACGTGCTGCGCACCAACGGCCTGGCCAGCGGCGTAGTGCTGGGCACGCTCGTGGTTCTGGGCATCACGCTGCTCACCACGCTGGTGGACCGCCGGCTGCGCACCCGCACCGCCGAGGCCGAGGCCGCGCGCCGGAGTGCCGCCCGCTTCCGCTCGCTGGTCACCGCGTCGTCCCAAGTCGTGTTCACCACCGGGCCGGAGGGCGCCATCCTGGCCGAGCAGCCGCAGTGGGCCGCGTACACGGGGATGGAGTTCGAGGCGTACCGCGGGTGGGGGTGGCTGAACGCCATCCACCCCGACGAGCGGGAGCGCGCGGCCTGCCTGTGGCGCGAAGCGGTGGAGGAAGTGCGCGACGTGGACGCCATGCACCGCGTGCTGCGCACGGACGGCGAGTGGCGGCTGCTGGCCCTGCGCGCCGTGGCGGTCACGGAGGAGGACGGCGGAATCCGCGAGTGGGTGGGCGCCGCTTCCGACGTCACCGAGCGGCAGCGGGCGGAAGCCGGGCGCGAGCTGCTGGCCGAAGCCAGCCGCGTGCTGGTGTCGTCGCTGGACTTTGAGACGACGCTGGCGAGCGTGGCGCGGCTGGTGGTGCCCGCGCTGGCGGACTGGTGCGCGGTCGACATGCTGACGGAAGACGGGGTCATGCGCCGACTGGCCGTGGAGCACACCGATCCGGCCAAGGTGAAGCTGGTGCGGCAGATCGAGGAGCGCTGGCCCACGGACCTGGACGCGCCCTACGGCGTGTCGTCGGTGCTGCGCACGGGCAAGGCGGAGATCGCGCCCGAGATCCCCGACGCCCTGCTGGTGGCCAACACGCGCGAGGCCGCGCAGCTGGCCGCGGTGCGCGCGCTGGGGCTGCGCTCCTACGTGTGCGTGCCGCTGATCGCCCGGGGCAAGGTGCTGGGCGCCATCTCGCTCGTCTACGCCGAGTCCGGCCGCCGCTACGACGATGAGGACCTCGCCCTGGCGGAAGAGCTGGCCCGCCGCGCCGCGGTCGCCATCGACAACGCGCGGCTGTTCGGGGAAACGGAGGAGGCGCGCGTGGTGCTGGAGCAGCAGACGGGCGAGCTGGAGGAGGCGCAGGCGGAGATGGAGATGGCGCACGAGGAGCTGCAGCACGCGTACGAGAACCTGGCCGAGCGCACCATCGAAGCCGAGCGCGCCCGCGCCGCCGCGGACGACGCCAACGCCGCCAAGAGCGCCTTTCTGGCCACCATGAGCCACGAATTGCGCACCCCGCTCAACGCCATCGCGGGCTACACGCAGCTGCTGGAGATGGGGATCCACGGCCCGGTGACGCAGCCGCAGCGCGAGGCGCTGGAAAAGATCCACCGGAACCAGACGCACCTGCTGGGGCTGATCAACGACGTGCTGAACTTCGCCAAGATCGAGGCGGGGCACGTACAGTACGAGCTTCGCGAGGTGCCGCTGGACGAGGTGCTGCGCTCGGTGGAGCCGCTGGTGGAGCCGCAGATCCGCGCCAAGGAGCTTCGCTACACCTACGCGGGCGGCGACCCGGCGGTCACCGCGTGCGCGGACCGCGACCGGCTGGAGCAGATCGTGTTGAACCTGCTTTCCAACGCGGTCAAGTTCACGGACCGGCGCGGGGCGGTGCAGCTGGAGTGGACGGTGGAGGGAAACTCGGCGCGCATCTCCGTACGGGACACCGGGCGGGGGATTCCGCCGGACAAGTTGGAGGCGATCTTTGAGCCGTTCGTGCAGGTGGATCCGGCGCTGACGCGCGCGGCGGAAGGCACGGGACTGGGGCTGGCCATCAGCCGCGACCTGGCGCGGGCGATGGAGGGGGATCTCGTGGCCGTCAGCCAGGAGGGCGAGGGCAGCACCTTCACCCTGACCCTTCCCCTCGGCCGCCCCACCGCCGGCGCGCAGCCCGCCCGCGACGCCGCGGCGGACTAG
- a CDS encoding DUF2382 domain-containing protein → MATNEPMDRVVPLNSLPSYKVADGEPDIRGWDVMSADGRRIGRVDDLLVDTGANKVRYVDVEGDRGHMCVPIGLARLERDSRQVMVDRMQADQFGALPTHERGNVTRDYEMQLGRAMDTDFDTRTSNGTNLYGHEGFRDEGAVRLVLSEEELAVGKRQVAAGEVGVSKRVETEHVTDQVSLRHDEVDIERRPITDGYSATGINEIGAEEIRVPLHAEEAIVEKRVVPKEELIVRTREVVETETVEADLRRERAEVHREGVTERTVTDRPLTDNDGLNNR, encoded by the coding sequence ATGGCGACGAACGAACCGATGGACCGCGTGGTGCCGCTGAACAGCCTGCCCTCGTACAAGGTCGCCGACGGCGAGCCGGACATCCGCGGCTGGGACGTGATGTCGGCCGACGGCCGCCGCATTGGCCGGGTCGACGACCTGCTGGTGGACACCGGCGCCAACAAGGTGCGCTACGTGGACGTGGAAGGCGACCGGGGCCACATGTGCGTCCCCATCGGCCTCGCCCGCCTGGAGCGCGACTCCCGCCAGGTGATGGTAGACCGCATGCAGGCCGACCAGTTCGGCGCGCTGCCCACGCACGAGCGCGGCAACGTGACGCGCGACTACGAGATGCAGTTGGGCCGCGCGATGGACACGGACTTCGACACGCGCACGTCCAACGGCACCAACCTGTACGGCCATGAGGGCTTCCGTGACGAGGGCGCCGTCCGCCTCGTGCTTTCGGAAGAAGAGCTTGCCGTGGGCAAGCGCCAGGTGGCCGCGGGCGAGGTGGGCGTGAGCAAGCGCGTGGAGACCGAGCACGTCACCGACCAGGTGTCGCTGCGCCACGACGAGGTCGACATCGAGCGCCGGCCTATCACCGACGGCTACTCGGCCACGGGGATCAACGAGATCGGCGCCGAGGAGATCCGCGTGCCGCTTCACGCCGAAGAGGCGATCGTGGAAAAGCGCGTCGTCCCCAAGGAGGAGCTCATCGTCCGCACCCGCGAGGTGGTGGAGACGGAGACCGTGGAGGCCGACCTGCGCCGCGAGCGCGCCGAGGTGCACCGCGAGGGCGTGACGGAGCGCACCGTTACGGACCGCCCGCTGACCGACAACGACGGCCTGAACAACCGCTGA
- a CDS encoding serine aminopeptidase domain-containing protein: protein MRVFSACAALALLCGCAGGGGPAPNAAVPSQAGTQMRTARFDLFDSARGRLIPVVAYDRPAGGPPRRLAIINHGYGGRNTDYSFVARTLVAHGYYVASLQHELPGDGPMPTTGEIYPARLPFWRRGAENIAFALRALHRREPSLDTGHPLLMGHSNGGDMVMLFAREHPEDVDKVISFDSRRFPFPRSARPAILSLRSADQLADLGVLPSAEEQARYGMTVIRLPGTIHNDMLDGATDAQKAEMNLWITRFLEAP from the coding sequence ATGCGCGTCTTTTCCGCCTGCGCCGCCCTGGCCCTGCTCTGCGGGTGCGCGGGCGGCGGCGGCCCGGCGCCGAACGCCGCCGTCCCGTCCCAAGCCGGGACGCAGATGCGGACCGCGCGCTTCGACCTGTTCGACTCGGCACGCGGCCGCCTGATCCCCGTCGTCGCCTACGACCGGCCGGCCGGCGGTCCGCCGCGCAGGCTGGCGATCATCAACCACGGATACGGCGGCCGGAACACGGACTACTCGTTCGTGGCGCGCACCCTGGTAGCGCACGGCTACTACGTCGCCAGCCTGCAGCACGAGCTTCCCGGCGACGGGCCCATGCCCACGACGGGCGAAATCTATCCGGCGCGCCTCCCCTTCTGGCGCCGCGGCGCGGAGAACATCGCCTTCGCGCTGCGGGCCCTGCACCGCCGCGAACCCTCGCTGGACACGGGTCACCCGCTGCTGATGGGCCACTCCAACGGCGGCGACATGGTGATGCTCTTTGCGCGCGAGCATCCGGAGGACGTGGACAAGGTCATCTCCTTTGACAGCCGCCGCTTTCCCTTCCCGCGATCGGCCCGGCCGGCGATCCTTTCCCTCCGGTCCGCCGACCAGCTGGCGGACCTGGGCGTACTGCCGTCGGCGGAGGAGCAGGCGCGCTACGGGATGACCGTCATCCGCCTGCCCGGCACCATCCACAACGACATGCTGGATGGCGCCACGGACGCGCAGAAGGCGGAGATGAACCTGTGGATCACCCGCTTTCTGGAAGCGCCCTGA
- a CDS encoding SDR family NAD(P)-dependent oxidoreductase translates to MKITGTVLVTGASAGIGEACARAFAAAGARLVLTARREDRLRALADELRVEHGTESHLVTLDMRDREAVLSMLSSLPGEFGAVDVLVNNAGLGRGLDKVQTGDVDGWDEMVDTNVKGLLYATRAVTPGMVERGRGHVINIGSVAGHEVYPGGAVYCATKHAVGAITRGLRMDLLGTGVRVSTVDPGMVETEFSVVRFAGDRERADAVYRGLTPLVAADIADAVLWVASRPAHVNIDEIIIKPTDQASATLVNRS, encoded by the coding sequence ATGAAGATTACCGGAACCGTCCTTGTCACCGGCGCCAGCGCGGGGATCGGGGAAGCGTGCGCCCGCGCCTTTGCCGCCGCGGGCGCGCGCCTTGTGCTCACCGCGCGGCGCGAGGACCGCCTGCGCGCGCTGGCGGACGAACTGCGCGTGGAGCACGGCACCGAATCGCACCTGGTCACGCTGGACATGCGCGACCGTGAGGCGGTGCTTTCCATGCTGTCGTCGCTGCCGGGCGAGTTCGGCGCGGTGGACGTGCTGGTGAACAACGCCGGGCTGGGCCGCGGGCTGGACAAGGTGCAGACCGGCGACGTGGACGGCTGGGACGAGATGGTGGACACCAACGTCAAGGGCCTGCTGTACGCCACGCGCGCCGTCACGCCGGGGATGGTGGAGCGCGGGCGGGGGCACGTGATCAACATCGGCTCCGTCGCCGGGCACGAGGTGTACCCCGGGGGCGCGGTGTACTGCGCCACCAAGCACGCGGTGGGCGCCATCACCAGGGGCTTGCGGATGGATCTGCTGGGCACCGGCGTGCGGGTGAGCACGGTGGACCCGGGGATGGTGGAAACGGAGTTCAGCGTGGTGCGCTTCGCGGGCGACCGGGAGCGCGCGGACGCCGTCTACCGCGGATTGACGCCGCTGGTGGCCGCCGACATCGCGGACGCGGTTCTGTGGGTGGCGAGCCGGCCGGCGCACGTGAACATCGACGAAATCATCATCAAGCCGACGGACCAGGCGAGCGCCACCCTCGTGAATCGCTCCTGA